The following are encoded together in the Eptesicus fuscus isolate TK198812 chromosome 16, DD_ASM_mEF_20220401, whole genome shotgun sequence genome:
- the HTRA2 gene encoding serine protease HTRA2, mitochondrial isoform X1, whose protein sequence is MAALRAWRGAGWSLRGWRALGGFRWGKAPLLTPDLRALLTSGTPRARVTYGTPSLRARFSVGVPGPRTCLTSGTPDSRARLTAGAPDRQTREDPGTPGSPPRAWLAVALGAGGAVLLLLWGGGRGPPAVFASVLGPPPTSPRSQYNFIADVVEKTAPAVVYIEILGRHPFSGREVPISNGSGFVVAADGLIVTNAHVVADRRRVRVRLPSGDTYEATVTAVDPVADIATLRIQTKEPLPTLPLGRSADVRQGEFVVAMGSPFALQNTITSGIVSSVQRPAKELGLPQNNVEYIQTDAAIDFGNSGGPLVNLDGEVIGVNTMKVTAGISFAIPSDRLREFLHRGEKKNSWFGTSGSQRRYIGVMMLTLTPSILAELQLREPSFPDVQHGVLIHKVILDSPAHRAGLRPGDVILAIGEQVVQNAEDIYEAVRTQSQLAVRIRRGPEKLTLYVTPEITE, encoded by the exons ATGGCTGCACTGAGGGCGTGGCGGGGTGCAGGCTGGAGCCTTCGGGGATGGCGGGCTTTGGGGGGATTTCGCTGGGGGAAGGCGCCCCTGTTGACCCCTGACCTCCGGGCACTGCTGACGTCAGGAACTCCTCGGGCCCGAGTGACTTATGGGACCCCCAGTCTCCGGGCCCGGTTCTCTGTGGGGGTCCCTGGACCACGAACGTGTCTGACGTCGGGGACTCCGGATTCCCGAGCACGGCTGACTGCGGGGGCCCCGGATCGTCAGACCCGGGAGGACCCAGGGACCCCTGGGTCCCCTCCGCGCgcgtggctggctgtggccctggGCGCTGGGGGGGCAGTGCTACTGTTgttgtggggcggggggcggggtccccCGGCCGTCTTTGCCTCTGTCCTTGGCCCGCCGCCCACCTCTCCCCGGAGCCAATACAACTTCATCGCTGACGTGGTGGAGAAGACCGCACCTGCGGTCGTTTATATCGAGATCCTGGGCCG ACACCCCTTTTCTGGCCGCGAAGTCCCCATCTCGAATGGCTCAGGATTCGTGGTGGCCGCGGACGGGCTCATTGTTACCAACGCCCACGTGGTGGCTGATCGGCGCCGAGTTCGTGTGAGGCTGCCTAGCGGCGACACATATGAAGCCACGGTCACAGCTGTGGATCCGGTGGCAGACATCGCCACGCTGAGGATTCAGACCAAG GAACCTCTCCCCACGCTGCCCCTGGGACGCTCAGCTGATGTCAGGCAAGGGGAGTTTGTTGTTGCCATGGGAAGCCCCTTTGCACTGCAGAACACGATCACGTCCGGCATCGTCAGCTCTGTTCAGCGTCCAGCCAAAGAACTAGGCCTCCCCCAAAACAATGTGGAATACATCCAGACTGATGCAGCTATTGAT TTTGGAAATTCTGGAGGTCCCCTGGTTAACCTG GATGGGGAGGTGATCGGAGTGAATACCATGAAGGTCACAGCTGGAATCTCCTTTGCCATCCCTTCTGATCGCCTTCGAGAGTTTCTGCATCGTGGGGAAAAGAAGA ATTCCTGGTTTGGAACCAGTGGGTCCCAGCGCCGCTACATTGGGGTGATGATGTTGACCCTGACTCCCAG CATCCTTGCTGAACTACAGCTTCGAGAACCAAGTTTTCCTGATGTCCAGCATGGTGTGCTCATCCATAAAGTCATCCTGGACTCCCCTGCACACCG GGCTGGTCTGCGGCCAGGTGATGTGATCTTGGCCATTGGGGAGCAGGTGGTACAAAATGCTGAAGATATTTATGAAGCTGTTCGAACCCAATCCCAGCTGGCAGTTCGGATCCGGCGGGGACCAGAAAAACTGACTTTATATGTGACCCCTGAAATCACAGAATGA
- the HTRA2 gene encoding serine protease HTRA2, mitochondrial isoform X2, which yields MAALRAWRGAGWSLRGWRALGGFRWGKAPLLTPDLRALLTSGTPRARVTYGTPSLRARFSVGVPGPRTCLTSGTPDSRARLTAGAPDRQTREDPGTPGSPPRAWLAVALGAGGAVLLLLWGGGRGPPAVFASVLGPPPTSPRSQYNFIADVVEKTAPAVVYIEILGRHPFSGREVPISNGSGFVVAADGLIVTNAHVVADRRRVRVRLPSGDTYEATVTAVDPVADIATLRIQTKEPLPTLPLGRSADVRQGEFVVAMGSPFALQNTITSGIVSSVQRPAKELGLPQNNVEYIQTDAAIDDGEVIGVNTMKVTAGISFAIPSDRLREFLHRGEKKNSWFGTSGSQRRYIGVMMLTLTPSILAELQLREPSFPDVQHGVLIHKVILDSPAHRAGLRPGDVILAIGEQVVQNAEDIYEAVRTQSQLAVRIRRGPEKLTLYVTPEITE from the exons ATGGCTGCACTGAGGGCGTGGCGGGGTGCAGGCTGGAGCCTTCGGGGATGGCGGGCTTTGGGGGGATTTCGCTGGGGGAAGGCGCCCCTGTTGACCCCTGACCTCCGGGCACTGCTGACGTCAGGAACTCCTCGGGCCCGAGTGACTTATGGGACCCCCAGTCTCCGGGCCCGGTTCTCTGTGGGGGTCCCTGGACCACGAACGTGTCTGACGTCGGGGACTCCGGATTCCCGAGCACGGCTGACTGCGGGGGCCCCGGATCGTCAGACCCGGGAGGACCCAGGGACCCCTGGGTCCCCTCCGCGCgcgtggctggctgtggccctggGCGCTGGGGGGGCAGTGCTACTGTTgttgtggggcggggggcggggtccccCGGCCGTCTTTGCCTCTGTCCTTGGCCCGCCGCCCACCTCTCCCCGGAGCCAATACAACTTCATCGCTGACGTGGTGGAGAAGACCGCACCTGCGGTCGTTTATATCGAGATCCTGGGCCG ACACCCCTTTTCTGGCCGCGAAGTCCCCATCTCGAATGGCTCAGGATTCGTGGTGGCCGCGGACGGGCTCATTGTTACCAACGCCCACGTGGTGGCTGATCGGCGCCGAGTTCGTGTGAGGCTGCCTAGCGGCGACACATATGAAGCCACGGTCACAGCTGTGGATCCGGTGGCAGACATCGCCACGCTGAGGATTCAGACCAAG GAACCTCTCCCCACGCTGCCCCTGGGACGCTCAGCTGATGTCAGGCAAGGGGAGTTTGTTGTTGCCATGGGAAGCCCCTTTGCACTGCAGAACACGATCACGTCCGGCATCGTCAGCTCTGTTCAGCGTCCAGCCAAAGAACTAGGCCTCCCCCAAAACAATGTGGAATACATCCAGACTGATGCAGCTATTGAT GATGGGGAGGTGATCGGAGTGAATACCATGAAGGTCACAGCTGGAATCTCCTTTGCCATCCCTTCTGATCGCCTTCGAGAGTTTCTGCATCGTGGGGAAAAGAAGA ATTCCTGGTTTGGAACCAGTGGGTCCCAGCGCCGCTACATTGGGGTGATGATGTTGACCCTGACTCCCAG CATCCTTGCTGAACTACAGCTTCGAGAACCAAGTTTTCCTGATGTCCAGCATGGTGTGCTCATCCATAAAGTCATCCTGGACTCCCCTGCACACCG GGCTGGTCTGCGGCCAGGTGATGTGATCTTGGCCATTGGGGAGCAGGTGGTACAAAATGCTGAAGATATTTATGAAGCTGTTCGAACCCAATCCCAGCTGGCAGTTCGGATCCGGCGGGGACCAGAAAAACTGACTTTATATGTGACCCCTGAAATCACAGAATGA